In Pirellulales bacterium, the genomic window CGATAGCCTGTACGTCGACATCCCCCTGATTTTCGAGCGACAGCCCCACGTCGGCGAAGGGGCGGCCGATGTCGTGAATCTTGGTGCCGGCACGAATCGCCGCGCGACAGGTTGCCCGATCGGCCCATTCGATGCCCTGCAGTCGATCGAGCGACACGAGCACATCATCGCTTGCACATAGCGGCGTAAACGAGTGTCCGCTGCCCGCCACGCGTACGGTCTGCCCAGCCACAGCCGCGCGACGGACGATGGCCACGACTTCGTCTTCGGACTGCGGGGCCATCAGCTCGCGCGGGCGGCATGTCACAGAGCCCGACCAGTTGGACCAGTTGGATACCATGGCGACAATCCTTTGACACGACGCGTGGACCATTGAGGCAGCAATCTTGCCGGCCTGAATAGGGTAGCCGATCAACTTCCCGTTGCCGCACGGATTACGACAAATCGAACGAGTTGAATACAACTGCCCACCTCAGGCTTTGCAGCCTCGGGCCGGCCGGGTATACTCCTGGATTCAATAATTTGAATGCACAGCTGCGTAACTAAATCGTTCTAGGCTGGGAGGTAGGGCTATGGCCCGTTCTTGTGAAATTTGCGGCAAGGGACCAAAGATGGGCAATCAGGTTACCATTCGCGGCAAGGCGAAGTACCTGGGGGGCGTCGGTACGAAAATCACCGGCATCAGTCCTCGCCAATTTAAGCCCAATCTGCAACGTGTCCGGGCCACGGTCAAAGGGACCAACAAGACGCTGCTGGTCTGCACCCAATGCCTGCGCAGCGGGGCAGTGATCAAGCGCATCGAGGCCCCGCCTTTCCGCCTGCCGGCCGACGCCAAGGGACCGGCCAAGCCAGCCGCAAAAGGTCCGGCAAAAGCCTCGGCCAAAGCTCCTGCAAAGACGGCTGCCAAGCCCGCCCCGAAGACGGGTAAATAGACACCAGCGTGAACGCACAGTGATGAATGCAGCATGGCGCGTTGATCGGCCGCCAGGGCTATCTGCCATCCTGCATTCAAAATCTCTCGTTCATCATTTTCCGTTCCTTCCGCCATGTCTCTTACGCGCGAACAAGTCGAGAAGGTATCGCTCTTGGGGCGACTGCGTCTCACGGACGCAGAGCTCGACACCATGACGGTTCAACTCGCCGCGATCGTGGGCTATGTCGAGCAACTTGCGGAACTCGAAACGAGCAACGTCGCGCCGATGGCGCATGCCGTCGAATTGCACAACGTCTTTCGACCAGACGAAGTGCGCGCTAGCGTAGAACGTGCCGACATGCTGGCCAATGCCCCCGCCGCCGATGGCGAGTTCTACCTGGTGCCGGCCGTGCTAGGAGAGTGAAGTAGCAATAGAAGATGACCGTGAATTGAAGAATAAGGAGATCGATTGTTATCGGGTCGTCTCTGCGTGCGGCTGCTCTTGACTTCGTCATCTAGCAACTCTTGTTAGCCTCTCATGTCCCTCCTCGAACTATCCGCTAAGCAACTCCTCGCGGAATTGTCGGTGGGGCGCATCACCGCGGTCGAGGTGGCCGAGGCTTATCTCGCCGCCATCGTGCAACGCGACAAGCAAGTCGGCGCCTTTCTGCGCGTCGATGCCGAAGGGGCCCTGGCAAAAGCCCGCGATATCGACGACCGCCGCCGCGCAAAGCAACCCGTCGGCCGACTGGCCGGGCTACCCGTGGCTGTAAAGGACATTCTTTGCAGCCGGGGCGAGGTGACGACTTGCGGCTCACGGATGCTCGAGCGCTTCAAAGCCCCTTACGACTCCACCGTTGTTGCCAGGCTCAAGGATGCCGACGCGGTACTCATTGGCCGCACGAACATGGACGAGTTCGCCATGGGTGGCTCGACCGAAAACTCGGCCTTTCAGGCAACGCGAAACCCGTGGGACCTGGCCTGCACTCCGGGCGGGTCAAGCGGTGGTTCCGCGGCCTGCGTCGCGGCGGGTATGGCCCCTCTGGCGATCGGAACGGACACGGGTGGATCGATTCGGCAGCCGGCCGGGTTGTGCGGCGTCACAGGTATGAAACCAACGTACGGGCACGTTAGCCGATACGGGCTGGTCGCGTTCGCGAGCAGCCTGGACCAAGTCGGGCCCTTGGCACGCAATGCCGAGGACGCGGCCGTCCTGCTGGAAGCTATCGCCGGACATGATCCGCTCGATTCGACCTCGGTCCAGGCGCCCGTCCCTCCTTACAGCGAGTGGGTCGGCCAGCCGTTGACCGGATTGACCTTGGGGGTCGTGCGCGAGCACTTCGGACCGGGTCTGGATGCCGAAGTCGAAGCCGCCGTGCGCGAGGCAGTTCGCGTCTACGAGTCGTTGGGCGTGAAGATCAAAGAGGTCTCGCTTCCGCACAGTAAGTACTGCGTGGCCACGTATTACATCATCGCCCCCTGCGAGGCGAGCAGCAATCTGGCCCGCTACGACGGCGCCCACTACGGCTATCGGACGGATGCGCCCGCGATGCAGGCCGAGTTGGCCGACGAGCGCCGCCGCCTCGAGACCGCGGGCGATCAGCGCGGCGTCGGAGAACTCGACACTGCGTTAGTGCGCATGTATCGACGCAGCCGATCGGAGAGCTTTGGCGCCGAAGTGAAGCGACGCATCATGCTGGGCACCTATGCCCTCTCGGCGGGCTACTATGACGCCTATTACCTCAAAGCGCTCAAAGTGCGCCGTCTGATTCGCCAGGATTTCGACCGCGCTTTTGAAGAGGTCGATCTAATCGCCGGGCCAGTCACGGCGGCGCCAGCATTCAAAATCGGAGAGAAAGTCGACGATCCATTGGCCATGTACCTGGTCGATCTATACACGGTGAGTGCGAACCTGGCCGGCATCGGCGGCATTGTTTTTCCCTGCGGCGCAAGTGCCGGGGGGCTGCCCATTGGCCTGCAATTGCAGGCGCCGCCGTTCGAAGAAGACCGCCTGCTGCGCGCCGCACACATGTTTCAAACGGCCACGGACTGGCACACGCGGA contains:
- the rpmB gene encoding 50S ribosomal protein L28 gives rise to the protein MARSCEICGKGPKMGNQVTIRGKAKYLGGVGTKITGISPRQFKPNLQRVRATVKGTNKTLLVCTQCLRSGAVIKRIEAPPFRLPADAKGPAKPAAKGPAKASAKAPAKTAAKPAPKTGK
- a CDS encoding FAD-binding protein, translated to MVSNWSNWSGSVTCRPRELMAPQSEDEVVAIVRRAAVAGQTVRVAGSGHSFTPLCASDDVLVSLDRLQGIEWADRATCRAAIRAGTKIHDIGRPFADVGLSLENQGDVDVQAIAGAVSTGTHGTGPALGSISTQVVGLRIVTANGDVLDCSPESDGEVFRAAQVSLGSLGVITSVRLRLLPLYRLHEQACRERLDACLAALDERIAANRHFEFFWYPVDDIA
- the gatC gene encoding Asp-tRNA(Asn)/Glu-tRNA(Gln) amidotransferase subunit GatC, which produces MSLTREQVEKVSLLGRLRLTDAELDTMTVQLAAIVGYVEQLAELETSNVAPMAHAVELHNVFRPDEVRASVERADMLANAPAADGEFYLVPAVLGE
- the gatA gene encoding Asp-tRNA(Asn)/Glu-tRNA(Gln) amidotransferase subunit GatA; this translates as MSLLELSAKQLLAELSVGRITAVEVAEAYLAAIVQRDKQVGAFLRVDAEGALAKARDIDDRRRAKQPVGRLAGLPVAVKDILCSRGEVTTCGSRMLERFKAPYDSTVVARLKDADAVLIGRTNMDEFAMGGSTENSAFQATRNPWDLACTPGGSSGGSAACVAAGMAPLAIGTDTGGSIRQPAGLCGVTGMKPTYGHVSRYGLVAFASSLDQVGPLARNAEDAAVLLEAIAGHDPLDSTSVQAPVPPYSEWVGQPLTGLTLGVVREHFGPGLDAEVEAAVREAVRVYESLGVKIKEVSLPHSKYCVATYYIIAPCEASSNLARYDGAHYGYRTDAPAMQAELADERRRLETAGDQRGVGELDTALVRMYRRSRSESFGAEVKRRIMLGTYALSAGYYDAYYLKALKVRRLIRQDFDRAFEEVDLIAGPVTAAPAFKIGEKVDDPLAMYLVDLYTVSANLAGIGGIVFPCGASAGGLPIGLQLQAPPFEEDRLLRAAHMFQTATDWHTRRPSLP